The segment ATGTGCGTGAATGGGGTATCGAGCAGATCGTGCGTGACGCGCGCATCACCATGATCTACGAAGGAACCAACGAGATCCAGGCCATCGACCTGCTGCTGCGCAAGGTGCTGCCCGACGGCGGCGCGGCCCTAGGCACGCTGTTCGACGAACTCGCCGCCGACGGCCCGCTGCCGGCGGGCCTGACACAGCGCTTCGCGCAGCTGCGCCAGCTGGCCGCGCGCCTGGCCCTGGCCGCCAGTTATCGCAACGACCTGCCCTACTGGGTGGCCGACGATTTCCTGCAAGCCGTGGCCCTGACCCTGCTGGAATGGGCCGGCACGCGCATCGCCGCAGAAACCCCGCACTGGCAGGCCCCGGCGCGCGCACTGCACACCTGGGTGCTGCCGGCCTTCGCCTTGCACCTGCAGATCATCGAGCAGCAACTGGCCGAGACCGAAACCGCGGCGCCCACGCCGGCGGCGGCCTGAAGCACATGGCCAGCCGTCCAGCCGCCCCCGATACCGCCGTCGAACAGGTCGACACCAGCTACCTGGAAAGCCTGGTCGGCTACAACGCGCGGCGCGCCACGCTGGTCATCATGGACGCCTTCTTCCGCCACATGGCGGACTACGGCCTGCGCCCCGCGGATTTCTCGGTTCTCTCGCTGATCACGCACAACCCGGGGGTCACCTCGCGCCAGTTGTGCACGACGCTGAGCATCCAGCCGCCCAACCTGGTGGGCATGATCAACCAGTTGGAAAAACGCGAACTCATCACGCGCCGCCCGCATCCCAGCGACGGCCGGGCCATGGGCTTGCACCTGACAGCGACCGGCCACAAGCTGATGAAGCAGGCCGAGCTCACGGCCTCCGAACTGGAGAAGGCCGCCACGGCCAGGTTGAGTGCAGTCGAGCGCAGGCAACTCATGCAACTGCTCAGAAAAATCTACATTTGACGCAATTTTTCACACTTGCCGTCTGAGCACCGGCCGTCAGGGTAGATACGGGGGCCCCTATCAGCTATTAATCTTGTAGCAGTCCGGATTCTGCGATATAGTCCGCCTTCGCCTCGTCTGCTTGCCGGTCTGCCGGCTGCGACAGGCACAGGGAGGGTGCACCGGGCCATGGACCCGGTGCTTCAAGGAGTGCTGTTGAATGAGCTACAAGGAAAATGCCGCCATTGGTCAGCTGCTGGCTCTGCTGGAGTCGCGCTACGCCATCCGCGTGCTATGGGCCCTGCGCGACGGCCATGCCCAGACCTTCCGCCTGCTGCAGGACAGTGTCGGCGGTATCACTCCCAACACCCTGAACACCCGCATCAAGGAACTGCGCGAGGCCGGCCTGCTCAACCACGGCAGTGAGGGCTACCTGCTCACCAGCAGCGGCACCGAACTGACCCGCCGCCTGGGTGAACTGCCCGCCTTTGCCAGCAAATGGGTGGCCAGCCAGGCCCGCAAAGCGCGCTGAGCCCCGGCACCGGCGGCTGCGCGGCCGGATCGTTCCCAACTGGCATAATTCGCCCTTCGCCTTGCTGGCGTGCGGGCCTGCGGCCGGCACCGTCAGCTATCAAATAAATAGCAACAAGGACAGCGCCATGGCCATGACCACCACCCCCTCCGGCCTTCAGTACGAAGACACCGCTGCCGGCACCGGCGCCGAAGCCAAAAGCGGCCAGGACGTGACCGTGCACTACACCGGCTGGCTCTACACCAATGGCGTGCAGGGCGCCAAGTTCGACTCCAGCAAGGACCGCAACGACCCCTTCCAGTTCTCCCTGGGCGCCGGCATGGTGATCCGCGGCTGGGACGAAGGCGTGGCCGGCATGAAGATCGGCGGCACCCGCACCCTCATCATCCCCGCCAGCCTGGGTTATGGTGCCCGTGGCGCCGGCGGCGTGATCCCCCCAACGCCACCCTGAAGTTCGAAGTCGAGCTGCTGGCCCTGGCCGACTGAAGCCCCCCGCCTCTGGCGGGCATCGCCCCCGGACGCCAGGTCGCCCTTGAAATGGCGGGCACTGCCCCCATTTCGGCGTCTGGCACCCATTTCACTTCCGTTCAAACGCATGTCCGACACGCAACCCACCTCTGCCCCTGCCGACGAGCAAGGCGGCACCGCCCCTCTGGCCGACCTGCTGGCCCAGACCCAGGCCGAACTGGCCGAACTCAAGGCCAAAAGCGCCGAACTGGCCGACCAGTTCCTGCGCGCCAAGGCCGAGGCCGAGAACGCCCGCCGCCGCGCCGAGGAAGACATCAGCAAGGCCCGCAAGTTTGCCGTGGAAAGTTTTGCCGACAGCCTGCTGCCGGTGACCGACAGCCTGGAAGCCGGCCTGACCATCAAGGACGCCAGCCCCGAGCAGATCCGCGAAGGCGCCGAAGCCACCCTGCGCCAGCTCACGGCCGCACTGGAGCGCAACAAGGTCATCGCCATCAACCCGGCTCCGGGCACCCGGTTCGATCCGCACCAGCACCAGGCCATCAGCGTGGTGCCGGCCGACCAGGAAGCCAATACCGTGGTCAGCGTGCTGCAAAAGGGCTACACCATCGCCGAGCGCGTGCTGCGCCCGGCCCTGGTGACCGTGACCGCCCCCAAGTAAGCACTGGCCTTGAAACCGGCGAAGTTATCCACAAGTACAGCGCATCCGAATTTCCAAGCATCTCAGGAGTAAGACATGGGCAAAATCATTGGCATCGACCTCGGCACCACCAACAGCTGTGTGTCGATCATGGAAGGCAACACCACCAAGGTGATCGAGAACGCGGAAGGCGCGCGCACCACCCCGTCCATCGTCGCCTACCAGGAAGACGGTGAAGTGCTGGTCGGCGCCTCGGCCAAGCGCCAGGCCGTCACCAACCCCAAGAACACGCTGTACGCGATCAAGCGCCTGATCGGCCGCAAGTTCACCGAGAAGGAAGTGCAGAAGGACATCGACCTGATGCCCTACAGCATCGTGGCCGCCGACAACGGCGACGCCTGGGTCGAAGTGCGCGGCAAGAAGATCTCGGCCCAGCAGGTCAGCGCCGACATCCTGCGCAAGATGAAGAAGACTGCCGAGGACTACCTGGGCGAGCCCGTGACCGAAGCCGTCATCACCGTGCCGGCCTACTTCAACGACGCCCAGCGCCAGGCCACCAAGGACGCTGGTCGCATTGCCGGCCTGGATGTCAAGCGCATCATCAACGAGCCCACCGCCGCGGCCCTGGCCTTCGGCCTGGACAAGGGCGGCAAGGGTGACCGCAAGATTGCCGTGTACGACCTGGGCGGCGGTACCTTCGACATCTCCATCATCGAGATCGCCGACGTCGACGGCGAGATGCAGTTCGAGGTGCTGTCCACCAACGGCGACACCTTCCTGGGCGGCGAGGACTTCGACCAGCGCATCATCGACTACATCATCGGCGAGTTCAAGAAGGACCAGGGCGTGGACCTGACCAAGGACGTGCTGGCCCTGCAGCGCCTGAAGGAAGCCGCCGAGAAGGCCAAGATCGAACTGTCCAGCTCGACCGCCACCGACATCAACCTGCCCTACATCACCGCCGACGCCTCGGGTCCCAAGCACCTGAGCGTCAAGCTGACCCGCGCCAAGCTGGAAAGTCTGGTGGAGGAACTGATCGAGCGCACCATCGCTCCCTGCCGCACCGCCATCAAGGATGCCGGCGTTTCCGTGGGTGACATCCAGGACGTGATCCTGGTCGGCGGCATGACCCGCATGCCCAAGGTGCAGGACAAGGTCAAGGAATTCTTCGGCAAGGAGCCGCGCAAGGACGTG is part of the Rhodoferax sp. BAB1 genome and harbors:
- a CDS encoding MarR family winged helix-turn-helix transcriptional regulator, which gives rise to MASRPAAPDTAVEQVDTSYLESLVGYNARRATLVIMDAFFRHMADYGLRPADFSVLSLITHNPGVTSRQLCTTLSIQPPNLVGMINQLEKRELITRRPHPSDGRAMGLHLTATGHKLMKQAELTASELEKAATARLSAVERRQLMQLLRKIYI
- a CDS encoding helix-turn-helix domain-containing protein — its product is MSYKENAAIGQLLALLESRYAIRVLWALRDGHAQTFRLLQDSVGGITPNTLNTRIKELREAGLLNHGSEGYLLTSSGTELTRRLGELPAFASKWVASQARKAR
- the grpE gene encoding nucleotide exchange factor GrpE gives rise to the protein MSDTQPTSAPADEQGGTAPLADLLAQTQAELAELKAKSAELADQFLRAKAEAENARRRAEEDISKARKFAVESFADSLLPVTDSLEAGLTIKDASPEQIREGAEATLRQLTAALERNKVIAINPAPGTRFDPHQHQAISVVPADQEANTVVSVLQKGYTIAERVLRPALVTVTAPK
- the dnaK gene encoding molecular chaperone DnaK; the protein is MGKIIGIDLGTTNSCVSIMEGNTTKVIENAEGARTTPSIVAYQEDGEVLVGASAKRQAVTNPKNTLYAIKRLIGRKFTEKEVQKDIDLMPYSIVAADNGDAWVEVRGKKISAQQVSADILRKMKKTAEDYLGEPVTEAVITVPAYFNDAQRQATKDAGRIAGLDVKRIINEPTAAALAFGLDKGGKGDRKIAVYDLGGGTFDISIIEIADVDGEMQFEVLSTNGDTFLGGEDFDQRIIDYIIGEFKKDQGVDLTKDVLALQRLKEAAEKAKIELSSSTATDINLPYITADASGPKHLSVKLTRAKLESLVEELIERTIAPCRTAIKDAGVSVGDIQDVILVGGMTRMPKVQDKVKEFFGKEPRKDVNPDEAVAVGAAIQGQVLSGDRKDVLLLDVTPLSLGIETLGGVMTKMIAKNTTIPTKFAQTFSTADDNQPAVTIKVYQGEREMASGNKSLGEFNLEGIAPAPRGLPQIEVTFDIDANGILHVGAKDKATGKENKITIKANSGLSEEEIQKMVKDAELNAAEDKKRLEIVQARNQADATVHGVRKSLAEHGDKLDAGEKEKIEAAAKELEEAIKGEDKADIEAKTEALMLASQKLGEKLYAEQQAAAGAAGAAPGAEQQTSRPAADDNVVDAEVKEVKKG